From a single Lichenicola cladoniae genomic region:
- a CDS encoding malonate decarboxylase subunit epsilon: MTGTAIVCSGQGAQSASMFDLLADAPEAAPVFEAATTLLDGRDPRELVRQASSQDIHTNHLGQILCCTQTMAAWAVIRGKLSGPLVMAGYSVGELGAWGVAGLMDAAEVLRLAVQRAAAMDAATTEPSGLVAIRGLKRDTLDPICTAHGAYIAIINASDQMLVGGTRTALAAVITDAEAAGAVRATLLAVEVASHTPLLKTASIQFGRDLADAHLPGRMPANVRLLSGIDGAPVFAVAAGAEKLARQIRQTVDWAACMSTCRESNVSKVIELGPGNALARLMQNAIPNVDAHSLSEFHSLDGFLQWIKRPAS; encoded by the coding sequence ATGACTGGCACGGCCATCGTGTGCTCTGGCCAGGGCGCTCAGAGTGCCAGCATGTTCGACCTCCTGGCCGATGCCCCTGAGGCCGCTCCGGTTTTCGAGGCAGCGACGACACTCTTGGACGGTCGCGATCCGCGGGAGCTCGTGCGGCAGGCGAGTAGTCAGGATATCCACACCAACCACCTCGGGCAGATCCTGTGCTGCACCCAGACCATGGCCGCATGGGCAGTCATCCGCGGGAAGCTCTCCGGGCCTCTGGTTATGGCTGGCTACAGCGTCGGAGAGCTGGGCGCCTGGGGCGTGGCCGGCCTCATGGACGCCGCTGAGGTTCTGCGGCTTGCTGTCCAACGTGCGGCCGCCATGGATGCCGCCACGACCGAACCGTCAGGCCTCGTGGCCATACGCGGACTGAAGCGGGATACACTCGATCCGATCTGCACCGCGCACGGCGCCTACATCGCCATCATCAACGCCAGTGATCAGATGCTGGTCGGTGGGACCAGGACAGCGCTTGCAGCTGTCATCACCGACGCCGAGGCGGCCGGGGCCGTAAGGGCAACACTACTGGCTGTCGAGGTGGCATCGCATACGCCCCTGTTAAAAACTGCGAGCATCCAGTTCGGACGCGATCTCGCAGACGCCCATCTACCAGGGAGGATGCCAGCCAATGTGCGGTTGCTGAGCGGGATCGACGGCGCCCCGGTCTTTGCAGTTGCGGCGGGTGCAGAGAAGCTCGCGCGCCAGATCCGCCAGACCGTCGACTGGGCCGCTTGCATGTCGACGTGCCGCGAGTCGAACGTGTCCAAAGTCATCGAGCTCGGTCCAGGCAATGCACTCGCTCGCCTGATGCAGAATGCGATCCCAAACGTCGATGCACACAGCCTGTCGGAATTCCATTCACTCGATGGCTTTCTGCAGTGGATAAAAAGGCCAGCATCTTGA
- a CDS encoding BON domain-containing protein, with translation MQQTKLRHQQGITMTEDSNLQYAVLAEFNWEPSVDPANIGVTARNGIVTLSGHVGTFVEKYAAESAAARVKGVLGVAEEIEVRLPFGITRTDGEIAAAAVERMAWDVVIPRDAVKIKVEAGWVTLSGEVDAYHQKNAAEREIRSLIGVIGLSNQIVIRPRIDTRNLSDNVMHALHRSRFFDANTITVEANGGHIHLTGNVHTPHERRVAAATAWAAPGATSVQNDLAIL, from the coding sequence ATGCAACAGACCAAACTGCGGCATCAACAGGGCATCACCATGACCGAAGACAGCAATCTGCAATATGCGGTGCTCGCAGAGTTCAACTGGGAACCGAGCGTTGATCCAGCCAATATCGGCGTGACCGCGCGCAATGGCATCGTGACTCTCAGCGGCCACGTCGGGACTTTCGTCGAAAAATACGCCGCCGAATCGGCCGCCGCCCGCGTTAAGGGCGTGCTAGGCGTGGCCGAGGAGATCGAGGTCCGGCTGCCTTTTGGTATAACCCGCACCGATGGTGAGATCGCTGCCGCGGCAGTCGAGCGCATGGCCTGGGACGTCGTCATCCCACGCGACGCCGTCAAGATCAAGGTGGAAGCCGGCTGGGTCACTCTCAGTGGCGAAGTGGACGCATATCACCAGAAAAACGCGGCCGAACGTGAGATCCGGTCGCTGATCGGTGTCATCGGGCTATCGAATCAGATCGTCATCAGGCCTCGCATCGATACGCGAAATCTCAGCGACAACGTGATGCACGCCCTGCACCGGTCTCGGTTCTTCGACGCCAACACCATTACCGTCGAGGCCAATGGTGGCCATATCCATCTTACCGGCAACGTCCACACCCCACATGAACGCCGCGTGGCGGCAGCGACCGCATGGGCGGCCCCGGGCGCCACTTCGGTTCAGAACGACCTGGCGATCCTCTAA
- a CDS encoding protease pro-enzyme activation domain-containing protein, protein MTENEHPASGDPALGAGIQTIVGSSRALPKGSQHAGEVSESQIIEASVYLRTRDEAAIMTKLGGIADPEVRRMVQANARTALYRDDLREVSDFVKSHGLFVTALAPARLLIRVAGSPSAIHAAFGVKLALYKDGSTKFRSFDGEIQLPEHLHALIESVLGLDSRFVAHTRIRQSHPAQSPSVGPNSLATRPS, encoded by the coding sequence ATGACCGAGAATGAACATCCAGCTTCTGGCGATCCTGCGCTAGGAGCAGGCATCCAGACCATCGTCGGCAGTTCCCGGGCTTTGCCGAAGGGTAGTCAGCATGCGGGTGAGGTGTCGGAGAGCCAGATTATCGAAGCAAGCGTCTACTTACGAACCCGTGACGAGGCGGCGATCATGACGAAGCTTGGCGGCATCGCCGATCCGGAGGTGCGCCGCATGGTACAGGCTAATGCACGCACCGCACTCTATCGCGACGATCTGCGCGAGGTGTCGGACTTCGTGAAATCGCATGGGCTATTTGTGACGGCGCTCGCACCCGCACGGCTCTTGATCAGGGTCGCGGGCAGCCCCTCGGCGATCCATGCGGCATTCGGCGTCAAGCTGGCGCTCTACAAGGATGGTAGCACCAAGTTCCGCAGCTTTGATGGTGAAATCCAGCTTCCAGAGCACCTGCATGCGCTTATTGAATCCGTACTCGGGCTGGACAGCCGGTTTGTTGCGCACACGCGGATCCGGCAATCGCATCCGGCGCAGTCGCCCAGTGTGGGGCCGAACAGTTTGGCGACACGTCCTTCTTGA
- the mdcB gene encoding triphosphoribosyl-dephospho-CoA synthase MdcB: MNVALQLAPEADPLPDPHDLQSPLRVAEIATAALIAELETWPKPGLVSHIDQGSHFDMTEATFRASATAIEPFFAELVIAGAAGAPMDRLRAIGVAAECAMLAATGGVNTHRGAIFGLGLLCAAAGAAQSEVDSDALGVSPHVLCRTVRTRWGRSITRGPIPLRSHGADALRRYGAGGARAQAAAGFPDAYGIGLPALRLGRAQAPGDPEAARVQAFFALMACTEDTNLLHRGGPEGLNYARKAATSFLRFGGVAQPDWRQAAGTIHRTFVERRLSPGGCADLLAITLFLDALERRS, encoded by the coding sequence ATGAACGTCGCCCTGCAGCTCGCACCCGAAGCCGATCCGCTTCCCGATCCGCACGACCTCCAAAGCCCTCTTCGGGTGGCCGAGATCGCGACCGCGGCGCTGATCGCCGAACTCGAGACCTGGCCTAAGCCCGGCCTGGTGAGCCACATAGACCAGGGCAGTCATTTCGACATGACGGAAGCGACCTTCCGGGCCAGTGCGACGGCGATCGAGCCATTCTTTGCCGAACTTGTCATCGCAGGCGCCGCCGGGGCACCTATGGATAGGCTACGTGCAATCGGCGTCGCGGCAGAGTGCGCGATGCTGGCTGCAACTGGCGGCGTCAACACCCATCGGGGCGCCATCTTCGGTCTCGGTCTGCTTTGCGCCGCAGCAGGTGCCGCCCAAAGCGAGGTTGACAGCGACGCGCTCGGCGTATCGCCGCACGTGCTGTGCAGGACCGTGCGTACGCGGTGGGGGAGATCGATCACGCGGGGACCGATCCCGCTGAGGAGCCACGGCGCCGACGCGCTGCGCCGATATGGCGCCGGTGGAGCCAGAGCGCAGGCGGCCGCCGGATTTCCGGATGCATATGGCATCGGGCTGCCGGCACTGCGGCTCGGTCGCGCGCAGGCACCGGGAGATCCGGAAGCCGCCCGCGTGCAAGCTTTCTTTGCCCTCATGGCATGCACCGAGGACACCAACCTGCTGCACCGTGGCGGTCCTGAAGGCCTGAACTACGCCCGGAAAGCAGCAACCAGCTTCCTGAGATTTGGAGGAGTTGCACAGCCGGATTGGCGGCAAGCGGCAGGGACGATCCACCGGACCTTCGTTGAGCGGCGCCTCAGCCCCGGGGGCTGCGCCGACCTTCTCGCGATTACGTTGTTTCTCGACGCGCTGGAGCGCCGTTCATGA
- a CDS encoding alkene reductase — protein sequence MLKLYREPLSRSLFEPTAAGALKLANRIVMAPLTRSRAGPALVPGPFAAEYYTQRATAGLIIAEATQISAQAQGYADTPGCYTDAQVAGWKKVTDAVHARGGTIVIQLWHTGRMSHTIFQKDGAAPVGPSAIRANAKTFAASLGLIDVSMPRALDLSEIPGIIADFRYAAARAIEAGFDGVELHGAHGYLLDAFLRDGSNHRTDLYGGSVERRARLILETTEAVAEQIGANRLGVRLSPVSPAGDQRDSNPQMLFNYVVEQLSTFGLAYLHIVEGATGGARDNLPFDYTALQDRFDGVWMVNNGYDRAMAMDAIASGRADLVSFGRAFISNPDLVRRLREDLPLSPLMEPATLYGGSPHGYIDYPAAELAHGSLPILEAVGANRGPTGT from the coding sequence GTGCTGAAATTGTATCGCGAGCCTTTATCCCGGTCGTTATTCGAACCGACAGCGGCTGGTGCCCTGAAGCTCGCGAACAGGATCGTGATGGCGCCACTAACACGCAGCCGGGCCGGGCCGGCCCTGGTTCCGGGCCCGTTCGCGGCAGAATATTATACGCAACGCGCCACTGCTGGCCTGATCATTGCCGAGGCTACCCAGATCTCGGCACAAGCTCAGGGCTATGCGGATACACCGGGTTGCTACACTGACGCTCAGGTCGCCGGCTGGAAGAAGGTCACGGACGCTGTCCACGCCAGAGGCGGCACCATCGTCATCCAGCTTTGGCACACTGGACGCATGTCGCACACGATCTTTCAGAAGGACGGCGCGGCGCCGGTTGGACCTTCTGCAATCCGCGCGAACGCTAAAACTTTCGCTGCAAGCCTGGGGCTGATCGACGTCTCCATGCCGCGTGCCCTCGACCTCTCCGAAATCCCCGGCATCATTGCAGACTTCCGCTATGCGGCGGCACGTGCGATTGAGGCGGGCTTTGATGGTGTCGAGCTTCACGGCGCGCATGGCTATCTTCTAGACGCGTTCCTGCGTGACGGATCCAATCATCGCACCGACCTATATGGGGGCTCGGTTGAACGCCGAGCCCGCTTAATCCTGGAGACGACGGAAGCTGTAGCGGAGCAGATCGGCGCCAACCGTTTGGGCGTTCGTCTATCTCCGGTCTCACCCGCCGGTGATCAGCGGGACAGCAATCCTCAGATGCTGTTCAATTACGTTGTCGAGCAGTTGAGCACCTTCGGCCTTGCCTACTTGCATATTGTGGAGGGAGCCACAGGCGGCGCGCGGGATAACCTGCCGTTCGATTACACAGCCCTTCAGGATCGTTTCGATGGAGTCTGGATGGTGAATAACGGCTACGACCGTGCAATGGCGATGGATGCTATCGCGTCCGGCCGCGCTGACCTGGTCTCCTTCGGACGGGCCTTCATCTCCAACCCAGACCTCGTCCGGCGTCTTAGAGAGGATCTCCCACTGTCGCCGCTCATGGAGCCCGCGACGCTCTATGGCGGTAGCCCCCACGGCTATATCGACTATCCAGCAGCGGAGCTGGCGCACGGCTCGTTGCCTATTCTGGAGGCAGTCGGAGCCAACAGAGGACCTACCGGGACGTGA
- a CDS encoding helix-turn-helix domain-containing protein, with the protein MNLSFTAPTFPITAAIPASIATSWAEEADGRIRSDGVILRFGSDQTIYTEGERGHIFFKVLSGTVRACKFFYDGRRQINAFHTAGDVFGVEAGTDYSYTAEAVCDCSVISYRRQELDRLTLLDAGLSRQLFFYAMRNLAHAQGHGLLLGRKSAIEKVATFLIDWSEQSSEKGIIVLSMTRKDLADYLGLTIETVSRTLSSLERQGIIGLDSARQIRLVNPAALQGMQS; encoded by the coding sequence ATGAACCTGTCATTCACGGCCCCTACCTTCCCAATCACTGCTGCCATCCCCGCGTCGATAGCAACTTCCTGGGCAGAAGAGGCAGATGGACGGATTCGGTCGGACGGCGTCATTCTGCGGTTTGGTTCCGACCAGACAATCTATACTGAAGGTGAACGCGGCCACATCTTCTTCAAGGTTTTGTCCGGCACGGTACGAGCCTGCAAGTTTTTCTACGACGGAAGGCGGCAGATCAATGCCTTTCATACTGCTGGCGACGTCTTCGGTGTAGAGGCCGGCACCGACTACAGCTATACGGCGGAAGCAGTATGCGATTGCAGTGTCATCTCTTACCGACGACAGGAGCTGGACAGACTTACGCTCCTGGACGCCGGGTTGTCCAGGCAGTTATTCTTCTACGCGATGCGCAACTTGGCCCATGCTCAGGGCCATGGACTGCTGCTCGGACGTAAAAGCGCTATCGAAAAAGTGGCAACGTTCCTGATAGATTGGTCGGAACAATCGTCCGAGAAAGGCATCATCGTCCTGTCGATGACTCGTAAAGACTTGGCGGACTATCTCGGCCTTACCATCGAGACGGTGTCCCGCACCCTGTCATCCCTGGAGCGGCAGGGCATCATCGGGCTGGATTCCGCTCGGCAGATCCGCCTCGTCAATCCGGCAGCGCTTCAGGGAATGCAATCCTGA
- a CDS encoding carbohydrate porin codes for MSTHTRMVCRYGKAWLLAAVLAAPCSGRAAVPGPVVPDPTLSGIPPVRPQEVSPIGKSLRDVGVYLRSAYTGDFIDYAAGGRKTGAIGDNQVAYGVDLDLQRIVGIAGGEVHALIVSRFGASDNKKYIGSVYETLSNAGPIVTTRLAEFSYDQSLFGDRVRLLFGRVPVGQEFATSTLYCQFVSGVCLNMSPYAWPRNSSIGYWPLASWGGRITLKPTPQTYIKTGIFNADPYAYAHSGWPWKGGWSSSAASGAFIPAEIGYATSLADKPFPNGIDVGGYLDTTGVNDALYNQSGRPYPLYHGVYRVNQHRASVYVQAQQTVWRPDRVSARGLTIFGGALFGVSGPSQTNSYFLAGLVDRGILAIRPDDALGFMTYTTLLNQRVLEAYADTLKAEKRTGDLSRSETVFELNYSVALMRGLLVKPFGQLVMHPDQIGLSRPDPGDTHAWTVGLQVSLLLNDVLGLPSMIRRN; via the coding sequence TTGAGCACGCATACGCGGATGGTATGCCGGTATGGCAAGGCCTGGCTGCTGGCCGCGGTTCTGGCAGCACCATGCAGCGGTCGGGCGGCGGTTCCCGGACCGGTGGTTCCCGACCCCACACTGAGCGGGATACCCCCGGTTCGTCCGCAAGAGGTGTCGCCTATCGGTAAAAGCTTGCGGGACGTCGGTGTATATCTGCGCAGCGCCTATACCGGGGATTTCATCGACTATGCCGCTGGTGGCAGGAAAACGGGCGCCATCGGCGACAATCAGGTCGCGTATGGCGTCGATCTCGATCTCCAGAGGATCGTCGGCATCGCCGGTGGGGAGGTCCACGCGCTGATTGTCTCCCGCTTTGGCGCCTCCGATAACAAGAAATACATTGGCAGCGTCTACGAAACCTTGTCCAATGCAGGTCCGATCGTCACAACGCGGCTGGCAGAGTTTTCCTACGACCAGTCGCTGTTCGGAGACCGTGTCAGGCTTCTGTTCGGGCGTGTTCCTGTGGGACAGGAATTTGCCACCTCAACCCTCTACTGCCAGTTCGTGTCAGGCGTGTGCCTCAACATGTCGCCTTATGCATGGCCCCGCAACAGCAGCATCGGCTACTGGCCGCTGGCATCCTGGGGCGGCCGAATCACGCTTAAGCCTACGCCGCAGACTTATATAAAGACCGGTATCTTTAACGCCGATCCATATGCCTATGCTCATTCGGGCTGGCCGTGGAAAGGAGGTTGGAGTTCCTCCGCCGCGAGCGGTGCGTTCATCCCGGCAGAGATCGGCTATGCGACCAGCCTTGCCGACAAGCCATTCCCAAACGGCATAGATGTCGGCGGTTACCTCGACACGACCGGCGTTAACGATGCGCTCTATAACCAGTCCGGTCGGCCATATCCGCTTTATCATGGCGTCTACCGGGTCAATCAACACCGTGCCTCTGTCTATGTGCAGGCGCAGCAGACGGTCTGGCGGCCAGACCGGGTTTCGGCACGCGGACTGACGATCTTCGGCGGTGCGCTCTTCGGAGTAAGTGGTCCATCCCAGACCAACAGCTATTTCCTGGCGGGACTGGTTGATCGCGGGATACTGGCGATCCGGCCGGATGATGCGCTCGGGTTCATGACCTACACGACCCTGCTGAACCAGCGTGTGCTCGAGGCCTATGCGGACACGCTCAAAGCCGAGAAGCGCACAGGTGATCTGTCGCGCTCCGAGACTGTATTCGAGCTGAACTACAGCGTCGCGCTTATGCGAGGGCTCCTTGTCAAACCGTTTGGTCAGCTGGTGATGCATCCTGACCAGATTGGCTTATCCCGACCCGATCCTGGAGATACTCATGCATGGACGGTCGGTCTGCAGGTCTCCCTGCTTCTAAACGATGTGCTCGGGCTCCCCTCAATGATACGAAGAAATTGA
- the dnaK gene encoding molecular chaperone DnaK: MSKVIGIDLGTTNSCVAIMEAKDARVIENSEGTRTTPSIVAFADNGERLVGQAAKRQAVTNPVNTIYAVKRLIGRRFDDPMVARDKGLVPYTIVRGDNGDAWVEARGEKYPPSQISAFILGKMKETAEAFLGEKVTQAVITVPAYFNDAQRQATKDAGRIAGLEVLRIINEPTAAALAYGLDKKKGGRIAVYDLGGGTFDVSVLEIGDGVFEVKSTNGDTFLGGEDFDARVIEFLADEFKREHGIDLRTDRLALQRLKEAAEKAKIELSSAKETEVNLPFITADAAGPKHLVIKITRSKLESLVDDLVARTMAPCAAALKDAGVTAADIEEVVLVGGMTRMPKVIEAVKQFFGREPARNVNPDEVVAIGAAVQGAVLTGDVKGVLLLDVTPLSLGIETLGGVFTKLIERNTTIPTKKSQVFSTAADNQGAVTIKVFQGEREMAEDNKVLGNFDLTGIPPAPRGVPQVEVTFDIDANGIVSVQARDKASGKEQQIRIQSNGGLSDADIKAMVQEAATNAGSDKKRRAFVEAKNQCDQLIGQLQKTVTEQGASVSIQNRSEAESAMAVARSAMTGTDEGLLQKAIERLNHIMTNLLATSQDHENPTEASSVKDKESEVVDAEFEEPSDRKSAA, encoded by the coding sequence ATGAGCAAGGTAATCGGCATTGACCTGGGGACCACGAATTCATGCGTGGCGATCATGGAAGCCAAGGACGCGCGAGTCATCGAGAACAGCGAGGGCACGCGAACGACCCCGAGCATCGTGGCTTTCGCAGATAACGGCGAGCGCTTGGTCGGACAGGCTGCTAAACGCCAAGCAGTGACTAACCCAGTCAACACCATCTATGCAGTCAAGCGCCTGATTGGCCGTCGTTTTGATGATCCGATGGTCGCCAGGGACAAGGGTCTGGTCCCCTATACCATCGTCCGGGGCGATAATGGCGACGCCTGGGTCGAGGCGCGTGGCGAGAAATACCCACCTTCCCAGATCAGTGCTTTTATCTTGGGAAAGATGAAGGAAACTGCCGAAGCCTTCTTGGGCGAGAAAGTCACCCAGGCCGTCATCACGGTACCTGCCTACTTCAACGACGCCCAGCGCCAGGCGACCAAGGATGCGGGAAGGATCGCAGGTCTTGAAGTGCTGCGAATCATCAATGAGCCCACCGCCGCAGCGCTTGCCTACGGCCTGGACAAGAAAAAGGGCGGCCGCATCGCAGTTTATGATCTAGGCGGCGGCACCTTCGACGTCTCCGTTCTGGAGATCGGAGACGGCGTATTCGAGGTCAAGTCCACCAATGGTGACACATTTCTCGGCGGCGAGGATTTCGACGCGCGGGTTATCGAATTCCTGGCGGACGAGTTCAAGCGCGAGCATGGCATCGATCTGCGCACCGATAGGCTTGCCTTGCAACGGCTAAAGGAGGCTGCGGAGAAGGCCAAAATCGAGCTATCGTCGGCCAAGGAGACCGAGGTAAATCTGCCCTTCATCACGGCTGATGCCGCAGGGCCGAAACATCTCGTCATCAAGATCACCCGCTCCAAGCTTGAAAGCTTGGTCGACGACCTGGTTGCACGGACCATGGCGCCCTGCGCCGCAGCCTTAAAGGATGCCGGGGTCACAGCCGCTGACATCGAGGAGGTGGTCCTTGTGGGTGGCATGACCCGCATGCCCAAAGTGATCGAGGCGGTAAAGCAGTTTTTCGGTCGCGAGCCTGCCCGAAACGTTAACCCTGACGAGGTGGTTGCGATCGGCGCCGCGGTGCAGGGAGCAGTGCTTACCGGTGACGTCAAGGGCGTGCTTCTGCTCGACGTAACCCCGCTGAGCCTCGGTATCGAAACCCTTGGGGGCGTCTTTACCAAGCTGATCGAGCGCAACACGACGATCCCGACCAAGAAAAGCCAGGTGTTCTCAACCGCCGCCGACAACCAGGGGGCAGTAACCATCAAGGTCTTCCAGGGCGAGCGTGAGATGGCCGAAGACAATAAGGTGCTCGGTAATTTCGACCTGACTGGTATTCCTCCAGCGCCGCGCGGGGTTCCGCAGGTCGAAGTCACGTTCGATATCGATGCCAATGGAATCGTCAGCGTTCAAGCCAGGGATAAAGCAAGCGGCAAGGAACAGCAGATCCGCATCCAGTCCAATGGCGGGCTATCGGACGCCGATATCAAGGCGATGGTCCAGGAGGCTGCAACAAATGCCGGCTCCGACAAAAAACGTCGCGCGTTCGTCGAGGCCAAAAACCAGTGCGATCAGCTCATTGGCCAGTTGCAGAAGACCGTGACCGAGCAGGGCGCGTCCGTCTCGATCCAGAATCGTTCCGAGGCGGAGAGCGCCATGGCCGTTGCACGCTCTGCAATGACGGGGACTGACGAGGGCCTGCTGCAGAAAGCTATCGAACGGCTCAACCACATCATGACCAACCTGCTCGCGACCTCGCAGGATCATGAAAATCCGACCGAGGCAAGCTCAGTCAAAGACAAAGAAAGTGAAGTTGTGGACGCCGAGTTCGAGGAGCCAAGTGACCGGAAAAGTGCAGCCTAA
- a CDS encoding universal stress protein has protein sequence MSIQTIFVPLQKEDLLLPKLGYALALAGGLDSSIEVGFIHEGHDPATIDVNFTGGDVAKGFALNAEYRDQIDVDALRRDLSTWPETYRPPAGGRHPRIEMHEYWKGIDNVLARVGRLRDLILTGPCRSRSNIFADSMSRASLLMSARLILGLGDVQVEPARMLERVVIAWDGGASATRTVVQALPILRLAVNVSVVVIGNPSSSGPSTDDLVDYLSARQVTAQAVSHPKDLHTTGSALLKYLDLEKATLLLMGAYSHNRTGELIFGGTTVDVLERIRMPVLTSF, from the coding sequence ATGTCAATCCAGACAATATTCGTCCCGCTACAGAAGGAAGATCTTCTATTGCCGAAGCTAGGATATGCTCTAGCCCTCGCAGGCGGTCTGGATTCCAGTATAGAGGTAGGTTTTATTCATGAAGGGCACGATCCAGCAACAATCGATGTTAATTTCACCGGCGGTGACGTGGCAAAAGGCTTTGCTCTGAACGCGGAATATAGGGATCAGATAGACGTCGATGCACTACGCCGCGACCTTTCGACCTGGCCCGAGACATATCGTCCGCCTGCCGGCGGTAGACATCCCAGGATCGAGATGCACGAATACTGGAAAGGTATTGATAATGTTCTCGCACGGGTGGGACGGTTAAGGGACCTGATCCTGACAGGCCCTTGCCGTTCACGCTCAAACATCTTCGCAGACTCAATGAGCCGTGCGTCGCTTTTAATGAGCGCGCGACTGATCCTCGGGCTTGGAGACGTACAAGTTGAGCCGGCTCGTATGCTGGAGCGCGTCGTCATCGCATGGGATGGAGGCGCCAGCGCCACCCGCACCGTCGTTCAAGCTCTCCCTATTCTCAGGCTCGCCGTTAACGTAAGCGTGGTGGTCATCGGCAACCCTTCATCATCGGGTCCCAGCACCGACGATCTGGTGGACTATCTCAGTGCGCGCCAAGTAACTGCCCAAGCCGTCTCACATCCAAAAGATCTTCACACAACCGGTAGTGCTCTTTTGAAATACCTCGACCTGGAAAAGGCTACACTGCTCCTCATGGGAGCCTACAGTCATAACCGGACGGGAGAACTTATCTTTGGTGGTACAACAGTCGACGTTCTTGAACGGATAAGAATGCCTGTCTTAACCTCATTCTAA
- the adhP gene encoding alcohol dehydrogenase AdhP — MALKMQVAVVERLGKKLVLQEWDIPTPGPGQILVKTEACGVCHTDLHAARGDWPIKPHLPFIPGHEGIGIVVALGAGVTSVTEGERVGVPWLYSACGHCEYCLSAWETVCAKAEFGGYTKNGGFAEYIIADPDYVAHIPPGLGPREAAPIICAGVTTYKGIKEMEARPGDWIVISGAGGLGHLAIQYARVMGLKVCAVDIDDGKLEHARQLGAELKFNASQPDVGDAVRRATDGGAHGVLITAASLPAFCQGLSMTRKRGTCVLVGLPSGELPLPLFNVVADCITVRGSFVGTRKDMAEALAFAAEGKVKADIELQKLSSINDVLDRLESGNVASRVVIDFSDT; from the coding sequence ATGGCATTGAAGATGCAAGTGGCCGTCGTCGAACGACTAGGCAAGAAGCTGGTCCTGCAGGAATGGGACATTCCAACGCCTGGGCCCGGGCAGATCCTGGTGAAGACCGAGGCCTGCGGTGTCTGCCACACCGATCTGCACGCGGCACGCGGCGACTGGCCGATCAAGCCGCATCTTCCGTTCATTCCAGGACATGAAGGCATCGGCATCGTGGTGGCACTCGGCGCAGGTGTGACGAGCGTGACGGAGGGTGAGCGCGTGGGCGTACCATGGCTCTACTCGGCATGCGGGCACTGCGAATACTGTCTGTCCGCCTGGGAGACTGTTTGCGCAAAGGCGGAATTCGGCGGCTACACAAAGAATGGCGGCTTCGCAGAATACATCATCGCCGACCCAGACTATGTCGCGCATATTCCGCCGGGACTCGGCCCACGTGAGGCCGCTCCAATTATCTGTGCCGGCGTAACGACCTACAAGGGTATCAAGGAGATGGAAGCACGACCAGGCGATTGGATCGTCATTTCCGGCGCCGGCGGACTGGGCCATCTTGCGATCCAGTATGCCAGGGTTATGGGACTGAAGGTCTGTGCGGTTGATATTGACGACGGTAAGCTCGAGCACGCGCGACAGCTAGGCGCGGAACTGAAATTCAACGCTTCGCAGCCGGACGTCGGTGATGCGGTGAGACGCGCGACCGATGGCGGCGCGCATGGCGTTCTGATCACCGCCGCATCGTTGCCGGCGTTCTGTCAGGGGCTGAGCATGACGCGCAAGCGCGGAACATGCGTGCTGGTGGGGCTCCCGTCAGGCGAGCTGCCTTTACCGCTGTTCAACGTCGTAGCAGACTGCATTACGGTGCGGGGATCTTTCGTCGGAACCCGCAAGGACATGGCCGAAGCGCTTGCCTTCGCGGCGGAGGGCAAGGTCAAGGCGGATATCGAGCTGCAGAAACTGTCGTCGATCAACGACGTGCTCGATCGACTTGAAAGCGGGAATGTCGCCTCCCGCGTCGTCATCGACTTCAGCGACACCTAG